Proteins encoded by one window of Leopardus geoffroyi isolate Oge1 chromosome X, O.geoffroyi_Oge1_pat1.0, whole genome shotgun sequence:
- the KDM5C gene encoding lysine-specific demethylase 5C isoform X14 yields MEPGSDDFLPPPECPVFEPSWAEFRDPLGYIAKIRPIAEKSGICKIRPPADWQPPFAVEVDNFRFTPRIQRLNELEAQTRVKLNYLDQIAKFWEIQGSSLKIPNVERRILDLYSLSKIVVEEGGYEAICKDRRWARVAQRLNYPPGKNIGSLLRSHYERIVYPYEMYQSGANLVCNTRPFDNEEKDKEYKPHSIPLRQSVQPSKFNSYGRRAKRLQPDPEPTEEDIEKNPELKKLQIYGAGPKMMGLGLMAKDKTLRKKDKEGPECPPTVVVKEESGGDVKVESTSPKTFLESKEEMSHSPEPCTKMTMRLRRNHSNAQFIESYVCRMCSRGDEDDKLLLCDGCDDNYHIFCLLPPLPEIPKGVWRCPKCVMAECKRPPEAFGFEQATREYTLQSFGEMADSFKADYFNMPVHMVPTELVEKEFWRLVNSIEEDVTVEYGADIHSKEFGSGFPVSDSKRHLTPEEEEYATSGWNLNVMPVLEQSVLCHINADISGMKVPWLYVGMVFSAFCWHIEDHWSYSINYLHWGEPKTWYGVPSLAAEHLEEVMKKLTPELFDSQPDLLHQLVTLMNPNTLMSHGVPVVRTNQCAGEFVITFPRAYHSGFNQGYNFAEAVNFCTADWLPAGRQCIEHYRRLRRYCVFSHEELICKMAACPEKLDLNLAAAVHKEMFIMVQEERRLRKALLEKGITEAEREAFELLPDDERQCIKCKTTCFLSALACYDCPDGLVCLSHINDLCKCSSSRQYLRYRYTLDELPAMLHKLKVRAESFDTWANKVRVALEVEDGRKRSLEELRALESEARERRFPNSELLQQLKNCLSEAEACVSRALGLVSGQEAGPHRVAGLQMTLAELRAFLDQMNNLPCAMHQIGDVKGILEQVEAYQAEAREALASLPSSPGLLQSLLERGQLLGVEVPEAQQLQRQVEQARWLDEVKRTLAPSARRGTLAVMRGLLVAGASVAPSPAVDKARAELQELLTIAERWEEKAHLCLEARQKHPPATLEAIIHEAENIPVHLPNIQALKEALAKARAWIADVDEIQNGDHYPCLDDLEGLVAVGRDLPVGLEELRQLELQVLTAHSWREKASKTFLKRNSCYTLLEVLCPCADAGSDSTKRSRWMEKELGLYKSDTELLGLSAQDLRDPGSVIVAFKEGEQKEKEGILQLRRTNSAKPSPLASSTTASSATSVCVCGQVPAGVGALQCDLCQDWFHGRCVSVPRLLSSPRPSPTSSPLLAWWEWDTKFLCPLCMRSRRPRLETILALLVALQRLPVRLPEGEALQCLTERAISWQGRARQALASEDVTALLGRLAELRQRLQAEPRPEEPPTYPSAPASDPLREGSGKDMPKVQGLLENGDSVTSPEKVAPGEGSDLELLSSLLPQLTGPVLELPEATRAPLEELMLEGDLLEVTLDENHSIWQLLQAGQPPDMERIRTLLEGENSASITRQRRRSTRAEVWELWVLKTSSTGFSLPEGKTS; encoded by the exons GACTGGCAGCCACCCTTTGCTGTAGAAGTGGACAACTTCAGGTTTACTCCCCGAATCCAGAGGCTGAATGAACTAGAG GCCCAGACAAGAGTGAAGCTGAACTATTTGGACCAGATTGCCAAATTCTGGGAAATCCAGGGCTCCTCCTTAAAAATTCCCAATGTAGAACGGCGGATCTTGGACCTCTACAGCCTCAGCAAA ATCGTGGTGGAGGAAGGTGGCTATGAAGCCATCTGCAAAGACCGTCGGTGGGCCCGGGTGGCCCAGCGCCTCAACTACCCACCAGGCAAAAACATTGGTTCCCTGCTACGCTCCCACTATGAACGCATCGTTTACCCCTATGAGATGTACCAGTCTGGAGCCAACCTGGTG TGCAACACACGTCCATTTGATAATGAGGAAAAGGACAAGGAATACAAACCCCACAGTATCCCCCTTCGACAGTCCGTGCAACCTTCCAAGTTCAATAGCTATGGCCGGCGGGCCAAGAGACTGCAGCCTGAT CCGGAACCCACGGAAGAAGACATTGAAAAGAATCCGGAACTGAAGAAGCTACAGATCTATGGGGCAGGCCCCAAGATGATGGGCCTGGGCCTCATGGCCAAGGATAAGACTCTGCGGAAGAAAG ATAAGGAAGGGCCTGAGTGTCCCCCCACCGTAGTGGTGAAGGAGGAGTCAGGCGGGGATGTGAAGGTGGAGTCAACCTCACCTAAGACCTTCCTGGAGAGCAAGGAGGAGATGAgtcacagcccagagccctgcACCAAGATGACCATGAGACTGCGGAGGAACCACAGCAATGCCCAGTTT ATCGAGTCCTATGTTTGCCGGATGTGTTCCCGAGGGGATGAGGATGACAAGCTTCTGCTGTGTGATGGCTGTGATGACAACTACCACATCTTCTGCCTGCTGCCTCCTCTGCCTGAGATTCCCAAGGGTGTCTGGAGGTGCCCAAAGTGTGTCATGGCG GAGTGTAAGCGCCCCCCTGAAGCCTTTGGCTTTGAGCAGGCTACCCGGGAATACACTCTGCAGAGCTTTGGCGAGATGGCTGACTCCTTTAAAGCTGATTACTTCAACATGCCTGTGCAC ATGGTGCCCACAGAACTCGTGGAGAAGGAGTTCTGGCGGTTGGTAAACAGCATTGAGGAAGATGTGACTGTTGAGTATGGGGCTGACATCCATTCCAAAGAATTTGGTAGCGGTTTCCCCGTCAGTGACAGTAAGCGGCACCTAACCCCTGAGGAGGAG GAGTATGCTACCAGTGGTTGGAACCTGAATGTGATGCCAGTGTTGGAGCAGTCTGTACTATGCCACATCAATGCAGATATTTCTGGCATGAAGGTGCCCTGGCTCTATGTGGGCATGGTCTTTTCAGCCTTTTGCTGGCATATTGAGGATCACTGGAGTTACTCCATTAACTACCTCCATTG GGGTGAGCCGAAGACCTGGTATGGGGTACCCTCACTTGCAGCAGAACATTTGGAAGAGGTGATGAAGAAGCTGACACCTGAGCTCTTTGATAGCCAGCCTGACCTCCTGCACCAACTTGTCACCCTCATGAATCCCAATACCCTCATGTCCCATGGTGTGCCG GTTGTCCGTACAAACCAGTGTGCAGGAGAATTTGTCATTACCTTCCCTCGTGCTTACCACAGTGGCTTCAACCAAGGCTACAACTTTGCGGAGGCTGTCAACTTTTGCACTGCTGACTGG TTGCCAGCTGGGCGCCAATGCATTGAGCACTACCGCCGGCTCCGAAGATACTGCGTCTTCTCCCATGAGGAGCTCATCTGTAAGATGGCTGCCTGCCCAGAGAAGCTGGACCTGAACCTGGCCGCAGCTGTGCATAAGGAGATGTTCATCATGGTGCAGGAGGAACGGCGACTACGAAAGGCCCTGCTTGAAAAG GGCATCACGGAAGCTGAGCGAGAGGCTTTTGAGCTACTCCCAGATGACGAGCGCCAATGCATCAAGTGCAAGACCACATGCTTCCTGTCAGCTCTGGCCTGCTACGACTGCCCAGACGGGCTTGTCTGCCTTTCCCACATCAATGACCTCTGCAAGTGCTCCAGTAGCCGGCAGTACCTGCG GTATCGATACACCTTGGATGAGCTCCCTGCTATGCTGCATAAACTGAAGGTTCGGGCCGAGTCCTTTGACACCTGGGCCAACAAAGTTCGAGTGGCCCTGGAGGTGGAGGATGGGCGGAAGCGCA gCCTTGAAGAGCTGAGGGCACTAGAGTCTGAGGCCCGTGAACGGAGGTTTCCTAACAGTGAGCTGCTGCAGCAACTGAAGAACTGCCTGAGTGAGGCAGAGGCCTGCGTGTCCCGGGCTCTGGGACTAGTCAGCGGCCAGGAAGCCGG CCCCCACAGGGTGGCTGGTCTACAGATGACCCTGGCTGAGCTCCGGGCATTTCTGGACCAGATGAACAACCTGCCTTGTGCCATGCACCAGATTGGGGATGTCAAG GGTATTCTGGAACAGGTGGAGGCCTACCAGGCTGAGGCCCGTGAGGCCCTGGCCTCGCTGCCCTCCAGTCCAGGGCTACTGCAGTCCCTGTTGGAGAGGGGGCAGCTGCTAGGGGTGGAGGTGCCCGAGGCCCAGCAGCTCCAGCGGCAGGTGGAACAGGCACGATGGCTGGATGAGGTGAAGCGCACGCTGGCCCCCTCGGCCCGGAGGGGCACCCTGGCTGTCATGCGGGGACTTTTGGTCGCGGGTGCTAGCGTAGCCCCTAGCCCTGCTGTGGACAAAGCCCGGGCTGAGCTGCAGGAGCTGCTGACCATTGCTGAACGCTGGGAGGAGAAAGCCCACCTCTGCTTGGAGGCCAG GCAGAAGCATCCACCAGCCACACTCGAGGCCATAATCCATGAGGCAGAAAACATCCCTGTTCACCTGCCCAACATCCAGGCTCTCAAGGAGGCTCTTGCTAAGGCCCGGGCCTGGATTGCTGATGTGGATGAGATCCAA AATGGTGACCACTACCCCTGCTTGGATGACTTAGAGGGCCTGGTGGCCGTGGGCCGGGACCTACCTGTGGGCTTGGAGGAGTTGAGACAGCTAGAGCTGCAGGTACTGACTGCACACTCCTGGAGGGAGAAGGCATCCAAGACTTTCCTCAAGAGGAATTCCTGCTACACGCTGCTGGAG GTGCTCTGCCCGTGTGCAGACGCCGGCTCAGACAGCACCAAGCGCAGCCGGTGGATGGAGAAGGAGCTGGGGTTGTACAAATCTGACACGGAGCTGCTGGGACTGTCTGCACAGGacctcagggacccaggctctgtG ATCGTGGCCTTCAAGGAGGGggaacagaaggagaaggagggtaTCCTGCAGCTGCGTCGCACCAACTCCGCCAAGCCCAGTCCACTGGCATCATCGACCACAGCTTCCTCTGCAACCTCCGTCTGTGTGTGTGGGCAGGTGCCGGCCGGGGTGGGAGCTCTGCAGTGTGACCTGTGTCAGGACTGGTTCCATGGGCGATGTGTGTCGGTACCCCGCCTCCTCAGCTCCCCAAGGCCCAGTCCCACCTCGTCCCCGCTGCTGGCCTGGTGGGAGTGGGACACCAAATTCTTGTGTCCGCTGTGCATGCGCTCACGGCGCCCCCGCCTGGAGACCATCCTGGCACTGCTGGTAGCCCTGCAGAGACTGCCTGTGCGGCTGCCTGAGGGCGAGGCCCTGCAGTGTCTCACAGAGAGGGCCATCAGCTGGCAAGGCCGTGCCAGGCAGGCTTTGGCCTCTGAGGATGTGACTGCTCTGTTGGGACGGCTGGCCGAGCTTCGCCAGCGGCTGCAGGCTGAACCCAGGCCTGAGGAACCCCCTACCTACCCTTCAGCCCCTGCCTCTGACCCTCTCAGAGAAGGCAGTGGCAAGGATATGCCCAAG GTCCAGGGGTTGCTGGAGAACGGAGACAGTGTGACCAGTCCTGAGAAGGTAGCCCCCGGGGAGGGCTCAG ACCTGGAGCTGCTTTCCTCGCTGTTGCCACAGTTGACTGGCCCTGTGTTGGAGCTGCCTGAGGCAACTCGGGCCCCTCTAGAGGAGCTTATGTTAGAAGGGGACCTGCTTGAGGTGACCCTGGATGAAAACCACAGCATTTGGCAGCTATTGCAGGCTGGGCAGCCTCCAGACATGGAGCGGATCCGCACACTTCTAGAG GGGGAGAACAGTGCCTCCATCACCCGTCAGCGGAGGAGGAGCACTAGGGCTGAAGTCTGGGAGCTCTGGGTTCTGAAAACAAGTTCTACCGGGTTCTCCTTACCTGAGGGCAAGACGTCCTGA
- the KDM5C gene encoding lysine-specific demethylase 5C isoform X13 produces the protein MEPGSDDFLPPPECPVFEPSWAEFRDPLGYIAKIRPIAEKSGICKIRPPADWQPPFAVEVDNFRFTPRIQRLNELEAQTRVKLNYLDQIAKFWEIQGSSLKIPNVERRILDLYSLSKIVVEEGGYEAICKDRRWARVAQRLNYPPGKNIGSLLRSHYERIVYPYEMYQSGANLVQCNTRPFDNEEKDKEYKPHSIPLRQSVQPSKFNSYGRRAKRLQPDPEPTEEDIEKNPELKKLQIYGAGPKMMGLGLMAKDKTLRKKDKEGPECPPTVVVKEESGGDVKVESTSPKTFLESKEEMSHSPEPCTKMTMRLRRNHSNAQFIESYVCRMCSRGDEDDKLLLCDGCDDNYHIFCLLPPLPEIPKGVWRCPKCVMAECKRPPEAFGFEQATREYTLQSFGEMADSFKADYFNMPVHMVPTELVEKEFWRLVNSIEEDVTVEYGADIHSKEFGSGFPVSDSKRHLTPEEEEYATSGWNLNVMPVLEQSVLCHINADISGMKVPWLYVGMVFSAFCWHIEDHWSYSINYLHWGEPKTWYGVPSLAAEHLEEVMKKLTPELFDSQPDLLHQLVTLMNPNTLMSHGVPVVRTNQCAGEFVITFPRAYHSGFNQGYNFAEAVNFCTADWLPAGRQCIEHYRRLRRYCVFSHEELICKMAACPEKLDLNLAAAVHKEMFIMVQEERRLRKALLEKGITEAEREAFELLPDDERQCIKCKTTCFLSALACYDCPDGLVCLSHINDLCKCSSSRQYLRYRYTLDELPAMLHKLKVRAESFDTWANKVRVALEVEDGRKRSLEELRALESEARERRFPNSELLQQLKNCLSEAEACVSRALGLVSGQEAGPHRVAGLQMTLAELRAFLDQMNNLPCAMHQIGDVKGILEQVEAYQAEAREALASLPSSPGLLQSLLERGQLLGVEVPEAQQLQRQVEQARWLDEVKRTLAPSARRGTLAVMRGLLVAGASVAPSPAVDKARAELQELLTIAERWEEKAHLCLEARQKHPPATLEAIIHEAENIPVHLPNIQALKEALAKARAWIADVDEIQNGDHYPCLDDLEGLVAVGRDLPVGLEELRQLELQVLTAHSWREKASKTFLKRNSCYTLLEVLCPCADAGSDSTKRSRWMEKELGLYKSDTELLGLSAQDLRDPGSVIVAFKEGEQKEKEGILQLRRTNSAKPSPLASSTTASSATSVCVCGQVPAGVGALQCDLCQDWFHGRCVSVPRLLSSPRPSPTSSPLLAWWEWDTKFLCPLCMRSRRPRLETILALLVALQRLPVRLPEGEALQCLTERAISWQGRARQALASEDVTALLGRLAELRQRLQAEPRPEEPPTYPSAPASDPLREGSGKDMPKVQGLLENGDSVTSPEKVAPGEGSDLELLSSLLPQLTGPVLELPEATRAPLEELMLEGDLLEVTLDENHSIWQLLQAGQPPDMERIRTLLEGENSASITRQRRRSTRAEVWELWVLKTSSTGFSLPEGKTS, from the exons GACTGGCAGCCACCCTTTGCTGTAGAAGTGGACAACTTCAGGTTTACTCCCCGAATCCAGAGGCTGAATGAACTAGAG GCCCAGACAAGAGTGAAGCTGAACTATTTGGACCAGATTGCCAAATTCTGGGAAATCCAGGGCTCCTCCTTAAAAATTCCCAATGTAGAACGGCGGATCTTGGACCTCTACAGCCTCAGCAAA ATCGTGGTGGAGGAAGGTGGCTATGAAGCCATCTGCAAAGACCGTCGGTGGGCCCGGGTGGCCCAGCGCCTCAACTACCCACCAGGCAAAAACATTGGTTCCCTGCTACGCTCCCACTATGAACGCATCGTTTACCCCTATGAGATGTACCAGTCTGGAGCCAACCTGGTG CAGTGCAACACACGTCCATTTGATAATGAGGAAAAGGACAAGGAATACAAACCCCACAGTATCCCCCTTCGACAGTCCGTGCAACCTTCCAAGTTCAATAGCTATGGCCGGCGGGCCAAGAGACTGCAGCCTGAT CCGGAACCCACGGAAGAAGACATTGAAAAGAATCCGGAACTGAAGAAGCTACAGATCTATGGGGCAGGCCCCAAGATGATGGGCCTGGGCCTCATGGCCAAGGATAAGACTCTGCGGAAGAAAG ATAAGGAAGGGCCTGAGTGTCCCCCCACCGTAGTGGTGAAGGAGGAGTCAGGCGGGGATGTGAAGGTGGAGTCAACCTCACCTAAGACCTTCCTGGAGAGCAAGGAGGAGATGAgtcacagcccagagccctgcACCAAGATGACCATGAGACTGCGGAGGAACCACAGCAATGCCCAGTTT ATCGAGTCCTATGTTTGCCGGATGTGTTCCCGAGGGGATGAGGATGACAAGCTTCTGCTGTGTGATGGCTGTGATGACAACTACCACATCTTCTGCCTGCTGCCTCCTCTGCCTGAGATTCCCAAGGGTGTCTGGAGGTGCCCAAAGTGTGTCATGGCG GAGTGTAAGCGCCCCCCTGAAGCCTTTGGCTTTGAGCAGGCTACCCGGGAATACACTCTGCAGAGCTTTGGCGAGATGGCTGACTCCTTTAAAGCTGATTACTTCAACATGCCTGTGCAC ATGGTGCCCACAGAACTCGTGGAGAAGGAGTTCTGGCGGTTGGTAAACAGCATTGAGGAAGATGTGACTGTTGAGTATGGGGCTGACATCCATTCCAAAGAATTTGGTAGCGGTTTCCCCGTCAGTGACAGTAAGCGGCACCTAACCCCTGAGGAGGAG GAGTATGCTACCAGTGGTTGGAACCTGAATGTGATGCCAGTGTTGGAGCAGTCTGTACTATGCCACATCAATGCAGATATTTCTGGCATGAAGGTGCCCTGGCTCTATGTGGGCATGGTCTTTTCAGCCTTTTGCTGGCATATTGAGGATCACTGGAGTTACTCCATTAACTACCTCCATTG GGGTGAGCCGAAGACCTGGTATGGGGTACCCTCACTTGCAGCAGAACATTTGGAAGAGGTGATGAAGAAGCTGACACCTGAGCTCTTTGATAGCCAGCCTGACCTCCTGCACCAACTTGTCACCCTCATGAATCCCAATACCCTCATGTCCCATGGTGTGCCG GTTGTCCGTACAAACCAGTGTGCAGGAGAATTTGTCATTACCTTCCCTCGTGCTTACCACAGTGGCTTCAACCAAGGCTACAACTTTGCGGAGGCTGTCAACTTTTGCACTGCTGACTGG TTGCCAGCTGGGCGCCAATGCATTGAGCACTACCGCCGGCTCCGAAGATACTGCGTCTTCTCCCATGAGGAGCTCATCTGTAAGATGGCTGCCTGCCCAGAGAAGCTGGACCTGAACCTGGCCGCAGCTGTGCATAAGGAGATGTTCATCATGGTGCAGGAGGAACGGCGACTACGAAAGGCCCTGCTTGAAAAG GGCATCACGGAAGCTGAGCGAGAGGCTTTTGAGCTACTCCCAGATGACGAGCGCCAATGCATCAAGTGCAAGACCACATGCTTCCTGTCAGCTCTGGCCTGCTACGACTGCCCAGACGGGCTTGTCTGCCTTTCCCACATCAATGACCTCTGCAAGTGCTCCAGTAGCCGGCAGTACCTGCG GTATCGATACACCTTGGATGAGCTCCCTGCTATGCTGCATAAACTGAAGGTTCGGGCCGAGTCCTTTGACACCTGGGCCAACAAAGTTCGAGTGGCCCTGGAGGTGGAGGATGGGCGGAAGCGCA gCCTTGAAGAGCTGAGGGCACTAGAGTCTGAGGCCCGTGAACGGAGGTTTCCTAACAGTGAGCTGCTGCAGCAACTGAAGAACTGCCTGAGTGAGGCAGAGGCCTGCGTGTCCCGGGCTCTGGGACTAGTCAGCGGCCAGGAAGCCGG CCCCCACAGGGTGGCTGGTCTACAGATGACCCTGGCTGAGCTCCGGGCATTTCTGGACCAGATGAACAACCTGCCTTGTGCCATGCACCAGATTGGGGATGTCAAG GGTATTCTGGAACAGGTGGAGGCCTACCAGGCTGAGGCCCGTGAGGCCCTGGCCTCGCTGCCCTCCAGTCCAGGGCTACTGCAGTCCCTGTTGGAGAGGGGGCAGCTGCTAGGGGTGGAGGTGCCCGAGGCCCAGCAGCTCCAGCGGCAGGTGGAACAGGCACGATGGCTGGATGAGGTGAAGCGCACGCTGGCCCCCTCGGCCCGGAGGGGCACCCTGGCTGTCATGCGGGGACTTTTGGTCGCGGGTGCTAGCGTAGCCCCTAGCCCTGCTGTGGACAAAGCCCGGGCTGAGCTGCAGGAGCTGCTGACCATTGCTGAACGCTGGGAGGAGAAAGCCCACCTCTGCTTGGAGGCCAG GCAGAAGCATCCACCAGCCACACTCGAGGCCATAATCCATGAGGCAGAAAACATCCCTGTTCACCTGCCCAACATCCAGGCTCTCAAGGAGGCTCTTGCTAAGGCCCGGGCCTGGATTGCTGATGTGGATGAGATCCAA AATGGTGACCACTACCCCTGCTTGGATGACTTAGAGGGCCTGGTGGCCGTGGGCCGGGACCTACCTGTGGGCTTGGAGGAGTTGAGACAGCTAGAGCTGCAGGTACTGACTGCACACTCCTGGAGGGAGAAGGCATCCAAGACTTTCCTCAAGAGGAATTCCTGCTACACGCTGCTGGAG GTGCTCTGCCCGTGTGCAGACGCCGGCTCAGACAGCACCAAGCGCAGCCGGTGGATGGAGAAGGAGCTGGGGTTGTACAAATCTGACACGGAGCTGCTGGGACTGTCTGCACAGGacctcagggacccaggctctgtG ATCGTGGCCTTCAAGGAGGGggaacagaaggagaaggagggtaTCCTGCAGCTGCGTCGCACCAACTCCGCCAAGCCCAGTCCACTGGCATCATCGACCACAGCTTCCTCTGCAACCTCCGTCTGTGTGTGTGGGCAGGTGCCGGCCGGGGTGGGAGCTCTGCAGTGTGACCTGTGTCAGGACTGGTTCCATGGGCGATGTGTGTCGGTACCCCGCCTCCTCAGCTCCCCAAGGCCCAGTCCCACCTCGTCCCCGCTGCTGGCCTGGTGGGAGTGGGACACCAAATTCTTGTGTCCGCTGTGCATGCGCTCACGGCGCCCCCGCCTGGAGACCATCCTGGCACTGCTGGTAGCCCTGCAGAGACTGCCTGTGCGGCTGCCTGAGGGCGAGGCCCTGCAGTGTCTCACAGAGAGGGCCATCAGCTGGCAAGGCCGTGCCAGGCAGGCTTTGGCCTCTGAGGATGTGACTGCTCTGTTGGGACGGCTGGCCGAGCTTCGCCAGCGGCTGCAGGCTGAACCCAGGCCTGAGGAACCCCCTACCTACCCTTCAGCCCCTGCCTCTGACCCTCTCAGAGAAGGCAGTGGCAAGGATATGCCCAAG GTCCAGGGGTTGCTGGAGAACGGAGACAGTGTGACCAGTCCTGAGAAGGTAGCCCCCGGGGAGGGCTCAG ACCTGGAGCTGCTTTCCTCGCTGTTGCCACAGTTGACTGGCCCTGTGTTGGAGCTGCCTGAGGCAACTCGGGCCCCTCTAGAGGAGCTTATGTTAGAAGGGGACCTGCTTGAGGTGACCCTGGATGAAAACCACAGCATTTGGCAGCTATTGCAGGCTGGGCAGCCTCCAGACATGGAGCGGATCCGCACACTTCTAGAG GGGGAGAACAGTGCCTCCATCACCCGTCAGCGGAGGAGGAGCACTAGGGCTGAAGTCTGGGAGCTCTGGGTTCTGAAAACAAGTTCTACCGGGTTCTCCTTACCTGAGGGCAAGACGTCCTGA